A region of Argentina anserina chromosome 5, drPotAnse1.1, whole genome shotgun sequence DNA encodes the following proteins:
- the LOC126795759 gene encoding uncharacterized protein LOC126795759 translates to MWFDVVRDDGRVLKLIKDISGPSAPSFHGGLDHMVVDHWIESMETYFEMMVCSEIKKRMIATFFLKDDALDWWKSSRRTIDVSTLTWDGFTALFREKYFPATVHEDLELEFLELAQGGMPVREYEARFAQLYRFVRPMGVTSLAQKFLRGLKQKYKTIISALCLSTKELIYESVLNLEQANKTHGGDVENRDARGKRQDNQFR, encoded by the coding sequence ATGTGGTTTGATGTTGTTAGAGACGATGGTCGAGTGCTTAAGCTGATTAAGGACATCAGTGGTCCGTCAGCTCCATCTTTTCATGGGggcctggatcatatggtagtagATCATTGGATTGAGAGTATGGAAacctactttgagatgatGGTGTGCTCTGAGAtaaagaagaggatgatagccacattcttCCTAAAAGATGATGcactagattggtggaagagctcGAGGCGGACTATAGATGTGTCTACCTTGACCTGGGATGGTTTCACGGCACTCTTTCGAGAAAAGTACTTTCCAGCTACAGTGCACGAGGATTTAGAACTTGAGTTCCTTGAGCTAGCGCAGGGAGGTATGCCTGTCAGGGAGTATGAGGCTCGTTTTGCACAGTTGTATCGGTTTGTCAGACCAATGGGTGTAACCTCTTTAGCCCAGAAGTTTTTACGGGGTCTTAAGCAAAaatacaagaccatcatatcaGCACTTTGTCTGTCTACCAAAGAGTTGATATATGAGAGTGTCCTGAATTTGGAACAGGCGAATAAGACTCACGGAGGAGATGTGGAAAATAGAGATGCCAGAGGAAAAAGGCAAGACAATCAGTTCAGGTAG